The following proteins are encoded in a genomic region of Streptococcus sp. 29892:
- a CDS encoding CHAP domain-containing protein, whose protein sequence is MTTANEAVKFVTDLANRGAGVNFDGAYGMQCVDLPNWICGKFFGKPLWGNAIDLLDSAEQVGFEVHRLPTSARPRPGAVFVKDYVAGDGVNYGHTGVIIGVDGDIAQTVEQNLAGNLYVGSPAQYASQRISQLVGWFYPPYEAEVEQPEEKKVEEQDMFTISAPGRGIALVAGGTFYALLDAKDPVAFWDKGVPHMQISQATFDNFQHKSNLDRLDDETVNKLIKGLK, encoded by the coding sequence ATGACAACAGCGAATGAAGCCGTCAAGTTTGTTACCGACCTGGCCAATCGTGGTGCAGGCGTGAACTTTGACGGAGCATATGGCATGCAATGTGTAGACTTGCCAAATTGGATTTGCGGAAAATTCTTTGGCAAACCCTTATGGGGCAATGCCATTGATTTGTTGGATTCGGCTGAACAAGTTGGCTTCGAGGTTCATCGGTTGCCGACGTCAGCCCGTCCACGACCTGGCGCGGTCTTTGTCAAAGATTATGTAGCAGGGGATGGGGTTAATTATGGTCATACTGGTGTTATTATCGGCGTGGATGGTGATATTGCCCAGACCGTAGAACAAAACTTAGCAGGCAATCTCTATGTTGGTAGTCCAGCCCAGTATGCTAGCCAACGAATTAGCCAATTGGTGGGTTGGTTTTATCCACCGTATGAAGCAGAAGTAGAACAACCAGAAGAAAAGAAAGTAGAGGAACAAGATATGTTTACAATTTCAGCACCAGGACGCGGAATCGCATTAGTAGCAGGCGGTACGTTTTACGCTTTGCTTGACGCAAAAGACCCTGTCGCATTTTGGGACAAGGGTGTGCCGCATATGCAAATCTCACAAGCGACGTTTGACAATTTCCAACACAAATCAAATCTAGACCGCTTAGACGAT
- a CDS encoding gp58-like family protein, translated as MLAKDRVFAIRAGAYTSSDIKEASFNYGYISGDTFKPGGTVAGSAKLIFTSIITTFNKLDKIYPEIGLLVGDSYEWVAMGEYFVNDISIDRNRNTTELDLMDGMFKLNQPYISDLTYPAQIRDVIREICVKTGIELETDNLGLKAIQRHIEAKADKKDITFREVLSQAIQLLGFSAFFNRKGKLEVRGLTESRITVTADNYFLHGLTKSEIQYQIAGITCKKDKETLTVGLRTGRSLELENSFMNQNLLDELYYELKDIKYYPFSLDWQGHLKLDVGQWVTLKTNKNETYKVLVLSQSFSFKGGLKSKISADSKAGNDTQYSYKGFLTKQIEQMSTQIDAEIQQQLEYANAEFDRKTEEYKKELDDGIEKSKAEAEAYADTIKQEIAGRVEELDRQFQANQQEQDRQIEESLRKAGASTDLANAAKTIAESAQANIEQTRAALTNLVNQSTTKVNQMEQSVDTLRTDVASQARTLLAQAQAQTDLSNRVTTVENMADGTRSTVSELSRTMNEATQNIASVTNRTRTVEDSLSQTRTQYENLTQTVNSQIGQIDSISRKTADLQSGIDGVTERFESLQVGGRNYFRGYEFNEEIALPAYQSVGSFIQFYNKLTYPLPEANEKTFTISFEAISPNGDTILQVYNTNGNPQYFYFNAYTIGTATNAWKKFKVTVNPTTRTTYISSTNSNKLEIYAPSKTGVKLRNIKVELGTVATDWTAAEEDLRSEIATYKRTAEESSAELSRQIQLVDGKAVEAKTYAQQTADTIKTRLESLETYKNEEGTRASQYLTASRTETAKQITAERTTISENYVAKSTFEENARGVTQRFDSLQSYADTKIAEYKNTVDGQFVNLQTQVNGKANQSDFQRVQTTSQLYERIIGSTEDMVKEKVARMVMADSLFQTEVGKVNSNAELLSRVVDGLSITTNPTFDSDTNGIIVYNNAGNGAVVVTKQSNVGSSQPNGKPHRLMITHTGAASPDLGGFYSVSWSYRANTEYAVDFVAMLPVGYRLDLASNYLGIGGEKKWLTPNIGTGKWERYVGYYKLGPNFGASPLAFIFVSGPQPSATRPLTWYVQSFDILDISNSGSQALATRMTQLAGSWAVQNLTSAGTMLNQFNLLADGTNRIDGRLTHITGQTLIDDAAITDAKIASLDAGKITSGYISAERLDAKSITAAKLKVDQAFFDALAANRLLVKDFFAKDAVVKSIQAVTLSATQIESGILKAFNERTTLDLLTGKLTFNDGSPSIEFNSDASAIRRVTNGQSQFIKFKSYLLGTQTTIGANRKANDESIGTADFTGIQIQSRAGGVLSLIDKVYVCADEFVVDGGGTQFDGFEFKNREAIFPQSSGMLNLGRLGNRWKNVYAFDYYVGQNAVSLKEFLDAVRACFQQIAYGGMTQTTYTLIQSKLSSTFNKIQ; from the coding sequence ATGTTAGCTAAAGATAGGGTGTTTGCTATTCGTGCAGGCGCCTATACATCTAGCGACATCAAAGAAGCGAGTTTCAATTATGGCTATATCAGTGGTGACACGTTTAAGCCAGGTGGAACCGTTGCTGGCTCAGCGAAGTTGATATTTACATCTATCATTACTACTTTTAACAAGTTGGATAAGATTTATCCAGAAATTGGGCTCTTGGTAGGCGATAGTTATGAATGGGTCGCCATGGGTGAGTATTTTGTCAATGACATCAGCATTGACCGCAACAGGAATACCACGGAATTGGACTTGATGGACGGCATGTTCAAGCTGAATCAGCCCTATATTTCTGATTTGACTTATCCTGCGCAGATTCGGGATGTTATTCGTGAGATTTGTGTAAAGACAGGAATAGAGCTAGAGACGGATAATCTAGGTCTTAAAGCTATCCAGAGACACATCGAAGCGAAAGCAGATAAAAAAGACATTACTTTTCGAGAAGTGTTAAGCCAAGCGATTCAGTTACTTGGCTTTTCTGCTTTTTTCAACCGCAAAGGGAAGCTTGAAGTCCGTGGCCTGACAGAATCAAGAATCACTGTTACTGCTGATAATTACTTTTTGCATGGATTGACCAAGAGTGAAATCCAATATCAGATTGCTGGTATTACTTGTAAGAAAGACAAGGAAACGCTGACAGTAGGTTTACGAACTGGACGTTCATTGGAGCTTGAAAATAGCTTCATGAACCAGAATCTACTGGATGAATTGTATTATGAGCTGAAAGACATCAAGTATTACCCGTTTTCGCTTGATTGGCAAGGGCATTTGAAGCTAGATGTCGGTCAATGGGTAACGCTCAAGACAAACAAAAACGAGACCTACAAAGTCCTTGTTCTGAGTCAATCTTTCAGTTTCAAGGGCGGTCTTAAGTCTAAGATTAGCGCAGACAGTAAGGCTGGGAATGACACTCAGTATAGCTACAAAGGTTTTTTGACCAAGCAAATTGAGCAGATGTCTACCCAAATCGATGCTGAAATACAGCAACAGTTGGAGTATGCCAATGCGGAATTTGACCGAAAAACGGAAGAATACAAAAAGGAACTTGACGACGGCATTGAAAAATCAAAAGCAGAAGCGGAAGCCTATGCGGATACTATCAAGCAAGAAATTGCTGGCCGTGTAGAGGAGTTGGATAGGCAATTCCAGGCCAACCAACAAGAGCAGGATAGGCAAATCGAGGAGAGTTTGCGTAAAGCTGGCGCTTCAACGGATTTAGCTAATGCGGCAAAAACAATTGCAGAAAGCGCACAAGCGAATATTGAGCAAACCAGGGCTGCACTGACAAATTTGGTCAATCAGTCAACTACAAAAGTCAATCAGATGGAGCAGTCTGTAGACACACTTCGGACGGATGTTGCGTCGCAAGCTAGGACATTATTGGCACAGGCGCAGGCTCAGACGGATTTGAGCAATCGTGTGACCACAGTTGAAAATATGGCAGATGGGACGAGGTCAACAGTCTCAGAGCTGTCGCGCACCATGAATGAGGCTACTCAAAACATTGCTAGCGTGACCAATAGGACGCGGACGGTTGAAGATAGCCTAAGTCAAACGAGAACCCAATATGAGAACCTGACTCAGACCGTAAATAGTCAGATAGGGCAGATTGATAGTATCAGTCGTAAGACTGCTGACTTGCAAAGCGGTATAGATGGTGTGACAGAGCGGTTCGAGAGTTTGCAGGTTGGGGGACGAAACTATTTTAGAGGATATGAATTTAACGAGGAAATAGCATTGCCTGCTTACCAGAGTGTCGGTAGTTTTATTCAATTCTACAATAAGTTGACCTATCCTCTGCCAGAAGCTAATGAGAAAACATTTACAATCTCATTCGAAGCTATTTCTCCAAACGGTGACACTATTTTACAGGTTTACAATACAAATGGAAATCCTCAGTATTTTTATTTCAACGCATACACTATTGGAACGGCTACGAATGCTTGGAAGAAATTCAAAGTTACCGTTAACCCCACCACTCGAACTACGTATATCTCCTCAACTAACTCAAATAAGTTAGAAATTTATGCTCCATCTAAAACTGGAGTTAAGCTTAGAAATATCAAAGTTGAATTAGGCACAGTTGCTACTGACTGGACTGCTGCTGAAGAAGACCTCCGCTCCGAAATCGCAACATATAAGCGCACTGCCGAGGAATCCAGTGCGGAACTATCCCGGCAAATCCAACTGGTCGATGGCAAGGCAGTCGAAGCTAAGACCTACGCTCAGCAGACGGCTGATACAATCAAGACAAGGCTGGAGAGCCTGGAAACCTACAAAAATGAAGAAGGTACACGAGCTAGTCAATATCTGACGGCTAGTCGTACCGAAACTGCCAAGCAGATAACTGCTGAACGCACCACAATATCAGAAAATTATGTGGCTAAGTCCACCTTCGAGGAAAATGCCAGAGGTGTGACCCAGCGGTTCGATAGCCTACAATCTTACGCAGATACCAAAATCGCTGAATACAAGAACACAGTTGATGGTCAGTTCGTGAACCTACAAACTCAAGTAAATGGTAAGGCGAACCAGAGCGATTTCCAACGTGTTCAGACGACTTCGCAGCTCTATGAGCGTATTATCGGGTCTACTGAGGATATGGTCAAAGAAAAAGTGGCACGCATGGTTATGGCTGACAGCTTGTTTCAGACAGAAGTTGGTAAAGTGAATTCAAATGCCGAATTACTATCAAGAGTTGTAGATGGTTTAAGCATTACGACAAATCCTACATTTGATTCAGATACAAATGGAATCATTGTGTACAACAATGCCGGGAATGGTGCTGTTGTAGTAACTAAGCAATCAAATGTAGGGTCAAGTCAGCCGAACGGGAAACCGCATAGGCTCATGATTACACATACTGGCGCTGCTAGCCCTGACTTAGGCGGATTCTATAGCGTATCATGGTCGTACAGGGCCAACACCGAGTACGCGGTTGACTTTGTTGCTATGTTACCTGTTGGTTACAGGCTGGACCTTGCTAGCAACTATCTAGGGATTGGCGGTGAGAAGAAGTGGTTAACTCCAAACATTGGTACTGGAAAATGGGAAAGGTATGTAGGTTACTATAAACTTGGTCCTAATTTCGGCGCATCTCCGTTAGCGTTTATCTTTGTCAGCGGTCCACAACCAAGTGCAACAAGACCATTAACATGGTACGTTCAATCATTTGATATTTTAGATATATCAAACTCTGGGTCGCAAGCTCTCGCTACAAGAATGACTCAACTAGCTGGTTCCTGGGCTGTACAAAATCTAACCAGTGCAGGTACAATGCTCAACCAGTTCAATCTGCTTGCTGATGGTACCAACAGGATCGATGGACGATTGACTCATATCACTGGCCAGACATTGATTGATGACGCCGCAATTACAGATGCCAAAATCGCAAGCCTAGACGCTGGCAAGATTACTAGCGGCTATATTAGTGCAGAACGATTGGACGCAAAGAGTATTACCGCCGCAAAATTAAAAGTCGACCAAGCATTTTTTGATGCATTAGCAGCGAACAGGCTTCTTGTGAAAGATTTCTTTGCAAAAGATGCTGTTGTAAAAAGTATCCAAGCTGTAACCTTATCTGCTACGCAGATAGAGAGTGGTATTTTAAAAGCGTTTAACGAACGCACTACATTAGATTTGCTTACGGGTAAATTAACGTTTAATGATGGCAGTCCATCCATCGAATTCAATAGTGATGCATCCGCCATTCGTCGTGTGACAAACGGTCAGTCACAATTTATCAAATTTAAATCGTACTTATTAGGAACTCAAACAACGATAGGCGCAAACCGTAAGGCAAATGACGAGTCCATCGGTACTGCTGATTTTACAGGTATCCAAATTCAATCGCGGGCTGGCGGTGTGCTCAGCCTTATTGACAAAGTATATGTTTGTGCCGATGAATTTGTAGTGGATGGCGGTGGTACTCAATTTGATGGGTTTGAATTTAAAAACCGAGAGGCTATCTTCCCACAATCATCCGGCATGCTTAACCTTGGTCGATTAGGTAACAGATGGAAAAATGTCTATGCATTTGATTATTATGTTGGCCAGAACGCTGTCAGCTTAAAAGAATTTTTAGATGCTGTCCGAGCATGTTTCCAACAAATTGCATATGGTGGTATGACTCAGACAACGTACACACTTATACAGAGTAAACTTTCGAGCACATTCAACAAAATTCAATAG
- a CDS encoding DUF6711 family protein translates to MSQLIINGVTVVPPKTFQVSVNDVDGETGRNANGDMVRDRITTKRKLECDWGMLTQAEMAQIQNAVQPVFFEVSYPDPILGQTSKTFYVGDRTAPAYSFTEKFKPWSGLKFSLIER, encoded by the coding sequence ATGAGTCAATTGATTATCAATGGAGTTACAGTTGTACCTCCTAAAACTTTTCAAGTTTCTGTCAATGATGTAGACGGAGAAACCGGGCGAAACGCTAATGGCGACATGGTCAGGGACAGAATTACAACCAAGCGCAAATTGGAATGTGACTGGGGGATGTTGACACAGGCTGAGATGGCACAGATTCAAAACGCTGTTCAGCCTGTATTTTTTGAAGTGTCTTACCCAGACCCTATACTTGGGCAGACGTCCAAAACATTTTATGTTGGTGATAGGACTGCGCCTGCGTATTCATTTACTGAAAAATTCAAACCCTGGAGCGGTTTAAAATTTAGTTTAATAGAGAGGTAA
- a CDS encoding phage tail tube protein produces MLANGIKLKMSETKGSGYTVLEGLKEVPELGIDPEKVENTTLADTIKQYEFGIGDAGELEYKFKYENSKTTSSYRTLRKLSDSKAIRHFEQEYPDGTTVRFSAQIAVKLGGGGVNSAIEFTLKLALQSDLEFTDPVAL; encoded by the coding sequence ATGTTAGCAAACGGAATTAAATTGAAAATGAGCGAGACCAAGGGGTCTGGCTATACAGTTCTTGAAGGATTGAAAGAAGTACCAGAACTTGGTATTGACCCTGAAAAAGTCGAGAATACCACCCTTGCAGATACCATTAAGCAGTACGAATTTGGTATCGGTGACGCTGGTGAGTTGGAATACAAATTCAAGTATGAAAACTCCAAAACAACTTCTAGCTACCGCACTTTGCGCAAGTTGTCTGATTCAAAAGCTATCCGTCACTTTGAACAAGAGTACCCAGACGGGACTACTGTTCGTTTCTCAGCTCAGATTGCGGTCAAACTAGGTGGCGGCGGTGTCAACTCTGCCATTGAATTTACACTGAAATTGGCTCTGCAGTCAGATTTGGAATTCACTGACCCAGTAGCACTTTAA
- a CDS encoding phage holin, whose product MNKINWGVRLRNGTFWWTLVPLMVLLAQQLGFNWVPENWEAVFGTVMSILTVVGIINDPTTDGIADSEQAMHYYEPKVDRHGKA is encoded by the coding sequence ATGAATAAAATCAATTGGGGTGTACGATTGCGCAATGGGACATTTTGGTGGACCTTGGTGCCGTTGATGGTACTATTGGCGCAACAATTAGGTTTTAATTGGGTTCCAGAAAATTGGGAAGCTGTTTTTGGCACTGTCATGTCCATTCTAACAGTTGTTGGTATCATCAATGACCCGACAACTGACGGGATTGCGGATAGTGAGCAAGCCATGCATTACTATGAGCCTAAGGTGGACAGACATGGAAAAGCTTAA
- a CDS encoding DUF6096 family protein yields the protein MSTRKPYITWTVKGTDYKLRLSTRQACEVEEKLGVNLLKIFMPKPGEQFNLPPLKVMLLVVQGALQKFHHGIKLDDVYDLFDDYIDEGYGQTELMTDIIVPLFEVSGFIPRNKEKEEPTLTVVE from the coding sequence ATGTCAACACGTAAACCATATATCACTTGGACCGTCAAGGGAACAGACTATAAATTGCGTCTTAGCACTCGCCAAGCCTGTGAGGTTGAAGAAAAATTGGGTGTTAATTTGCTCAAGATTTTCATGCCCAAACCAGGCGAACAGTTCAATCTACCACCTTTGAAGGTCATGTTGTTGGTTGTTCAAGGTGCTTTGCAGAAGTTCCATCATGGCATCAAATTGGATGATGTCTATGACTTGTTCGATGATTACATTGACGAAGGCTATGGACAAACTGAATTGATGACCGATATCATCGTACCATTGTTTGAAGTATCGGGTTTTATTCCTCGGAACAAGGAGAAGGAAGAGCCGACGTTGACAGTAGTCGAGTAG